In a genomic window of Sutcliffiella sp. FSL R7-0096:
- the gvpU gene encoding gas vesicle accessory protein GvpU: MTNEQSAGKDNILAFLVQATNKHNLSIDITLNVNGAIVTGTIVSAKEYFVSLSETFEDGSDVAQQLSEKFAQAGESIDSGEEAEASFIHLKDAKVFCGSSKPSPSKGSALWRGPLSEINGFFLDDFTDSGEEDEDSDDNSDYQSLKEKNGKLTDRIAKLEEMITQLSPDDDDDDEEDKSEESEVESESAEKQDSKKDNAKDDENKEKSEKKRSGTKSSSTKTKKKTSSSKKTAKAE; encoded by the coding sequence ATGACTAATGAGCAATCGGCAGGGAAAGATAACATTCTTGCTTTCCTTGTCCAGGCAACGAATAAACATAATCTTTCTATCGATATCACATTGAATGTAAATGGTGCCATTGTTACAGGAACTATAGTTTCAGCCAAAGAATACTTCGTTAGTTTGAGTGAAACCTTTGAAGACGGCAGTGATGTGGCTCAACAACTTAGTGAAAAGTTTGCTCAAGCAGGAGAATCCATTGATTCAGGGGAAGAGGCTGAAGCAAGTTTCATCCATCTTAAGGATGCTAAAGTATTTTGTGGGAGCAGTAAACCATCCCCTTCTAAAGGATCAGCTCTTTGGAGAGGACCGCTAAGCGAGATTAATGGCTTCTTTTTAGATGATTTCACAGACAGCGGGGAAGAGGATGAAGATTCCGATGATAATAGTGACTATCAATCATTAAAAGAGAAAAACGGTAAACTCACAGATCGTATAGCAAAGTTGGAAGAGATGATAACACAACTTAGCCCTGATGATGATGATGACGATGAAGAGGATAAGTCCGAAGAATCCGAAGTTGAATCAGAATCTGCAGAAAAACAAGATTCAAAGAAAGACAATGCCAAGGATGATGAAAATAAAGAAAAGAGTGAGAAAAAGCGCTCAGGAACTAAATCTAGTTCTACCAAAACGAAAAAGAAAACTTCATCATCTAAAAAGACAGCTAAAGCTGAATAA
- a CDS encoding YtxH domain-containing protein: MAENKTNTTENQTEEQNTNKEETSFAGPITRSIAGGIIGATVGYLATPENGKKLMDSIDTEALKSKSSSFGETAKEKSKKAYDSIKSSAKGLFNKEDEETSEDESENENETSNEDASSEKEVAASKESTKDSTNEDYESLKKENKNLTDRLGKLEEMLTKLTEDKETANSSEEDSEEDSEEDSKEEKEEDSEEDNEEDSEEDSEEDKEEDSEEESEDEEEDDTEEKDDSKDDEKGKKSKPKKKRSTAKKSSKKKKDKESNETTLSSDDDTSS, translated from the coding sequence ATGGCAGAAAACAAAACAAACACTACAGAAAATCAAACAGAGGAACAAAACACAAATAAGGAAGAAACGTCATTTGCAGGTCCAATTACTCGTTCCATTGCAGGAGGAATTATCGGGGCAACAGTCGGTTATTTAGCTACTCCTGAGAACGGGAAAAAACTAATGGATAGTATTGATACCGAGGCGCTTAAATCTAAGAGTTCTAGTTTTGGAGAAACAGCCAAGGAAAAATCCAAGAAAGCTTATGATTCTATCAAAAGTTCAGCAAAAGGTCTATTTAATAAAGAGGATGAGGAAACGAGTGAAGATGAGTCCGAAAATGAAAATGAAACTTCCAATGAAGATGCTTCGAGTGAGAAAGAGGTTGCTGCATCAAAAGAGTCTACAAAGGACTCCACAAATGAAGATTACGAATCCTTGAAGAAGGAAAATAAAAACCTTACCGATCGACTAGGAAAGTTGGAGGAAATGCTGACAAAATTAACGGAAGATAAAGAAACAGCCAATAGCTCCGAAGAAGACAGCGAAGAGGATAGCGAAGAAGACAGCAAAGAAGAAAAGGAAGAGGATAGCGAAGAAGACAACGAAGAGGATAGTGAGGAAGACAGCGAAGAAGATAAAGAAGAGGATAGCGAGGAAGAATCAGAGGACGAAGAGGAAGACGATACAGAAGAGAAAGATGATAGTAAGGATGATGAAAAGGGAAAGAAAAGTAAACCAAAAAAGAAACGTTCTACAGCTAAAAAGTCTTCTAAGAAGAAAAAAGATAAAGAGAGCAATGAAACCACTCTTTCCAGTGATGACGATACTTCATCTTAA
- the gvpU gene encoding gas vesicle accessory protein GvpU: protein MNSELGAKKDSILEFFVQAANRHGFSLDITLNVNGAVISGTLIPAKDYFETMSETFEDGNEIAQKISEQLANAGEGVDSNKGAEVNFIHLKNTKVYCGDSKPTPSEGKILWRGKLSEVDGFFLGRISDSGS from the coding sequence ATGAATAGTGAGCTTGGTGCCAAAAAGGACAGTATTTTAGAGTTCTTTGTGCAAGCTGCCAATAGACACGGTTTTTCACTTGATATTACCTTAAACGTAAACGGTGCTGTAATATCCGGTACTCTTATACCGGCAAAAGATTATTTTGAAACGATGAGTGAAACCTTTGAAGATGGAAATGAAATTGCCCAAAAAATAAGTGAACAACTTGCAAATGCAGGGGAAGGCGTGGATTCTAATAAAGGCGCCGAAGTTAATTTCATCCATCTAAAAAATACGAAGGTTTATTGTGGTGATAGTAAACCTACGCCATCAGAAGGGAAAATCCTTTGGAGAGGGAAACTAAGCGAAGTAGACGGTTTCTTTTTAGGAAGGATTTCAGATAGTGGTTCCTGA